The proteins below are encoded in one region of Xenopus laevis strain J_2021 chromosome 8L, Xenopus_laevis_v10.1, whole genome shotgun sequence:
- the ankrd63.L gene encoding ankyrin repeat domain-containing protein 63, whose translation MLRPRDLKRSSGTRTFLDAMHGGKVHLARFVLDALDRKIVNSPAGEQGRTPLMFAVCLRESELRTRFMRLLLDKGADVNAQDEAGRTALSLSCELGHLDAVKMLVQHNADPEIPDRAGNRALMYAASCGRSAELHFLLRSYKRFGLRLDAKNRAGVSALEAARLSGNRECEKALSGRESSRPGKEGDGAGRSPKPLSRQVLERFARPFRKAEEEERPARALLNRSTSCAPAPPNQQPLPSWRQKSLPEKELLEVPGSALLRANTWDGQQAPGGGASQCGRLFRRVTSPDFYQGLPAGILPGYPGGMRRDSNCSRSQLILPSGRQPLVQ comes from the coding sequence ATGCTCCGTCCCCGGGACCTGAAGCGCAGCTCGGGCACTCGGACCTTCCTGGACGCGATGCACGGGGGGAAGGTGCACCTGGCGCGCTTCGTGCTGGACGCTTTGGATCGGAAGATCGTGAACTCGCCGGCCGGGGAGCAAGGTCGCACTCCGCTCATGTTCGCCGTGTGTCTGCGGGAGTCCGAGCTCCGCACCAGGTTCATGCGCCTCCTGCTGGATAAAGGCGCCGATGTGAACGCGCAGGACGAGGCGGGACGCACGGCGCTCAGTCTTTCCTGTGAGCTGGGACACCTGGATGCGGTGAAGATGCTCGTGCAACACAACGCGGACCCCGAGATCCCCGACCGAGCAGGGAACAGAGCGCTGATGTACGCGGCATCGTGTGGCCGCAGCGCCGAGCTCCACTTCTTGCTCCGCTCCTACAAGCGCTTCGGTCTCCGCCTCGATGCCAAGAACCGGGCCGGGGTGTCCGCGCTGGAGGCGGCTCGTTTATCCGGCAACCGGGAGTGTGAGAAGGCGCTGAGCGGCCGCGAGAGCAGCAGACCTGGCAAAGAAGGGGACGGGGCCGGCAGGAGTCCCAAGCCTCTCTCTCGGCAGGTGCTGGAGCGCTTTGCGCGGCCATTCAGGAAGGCGGAGGAAGAGGAAAGACCCGCCCGCGCGCTACTCAATCGCTCAACTAGTTGCGCCCCTGCACCCCCCAACCAGCAGCCGCTCCCCTCCTGGAGGCAGAAGTCGCTACCGGAGAAGGAGCTGCTGGAGGTGCCGGGCTCTGCCCTGCTCAGAGCGAACACCTGGGATGGGCAACAGGCGCCTGGGGGCGGAGCTTCTCAGTGTGGTCGCCTGTTCCGCAGGGTCACATCGCCCGACTTCTACCAGGGCCTCCCTGCTGGCATTCTGCCCGGCTACCCCGGGGGCATGAGGAGGGACAGCAACTGCAGCAGGAGCCAACTCATCTTGCCCAGCGGCCGCCAGCCTCTTGTCCAGTGA